The sequence GGTCAGATGAACGACTTCCAGAATCTTATAGAGCAATTCAAGACAGGAATTCAGCAGTATTAGTTATCCCCAACGAAGGCAAGGCCTTCGTTGGGGGGTGATATAATAAAAGAAATGAAAGGTCTCTTCAATCGGCAATTTTTTAAATTCACGTTTGGTTTTATCAGTCTGGTGCTCATAGGGCTTTTGGGTTTATTGGTAACGGATTTTCGTGATACTGGCGACGAGAAGTCTTCCGCCTCTGTTTTCCAGAGCACACGATAAATTACTCATGTACTTATCCACAGACGTGTGGTTTGACCAAGGTATTGACGAGTTGCCCCATTTCTTTGTATAATCGTTTTTGGTGGTTTTTAGTCGCCTTTTTTGTTTTTGGGAGAAACAAGAGCCGAAAAGTGCGAAAAGGGTAGCTAGAAACTGAATATTGTTCTACAACATGGAAACACTGGGAGTACGACAAAATGCTTACAAAAGCGCAAAGGGTGCAGTTGTCGGAAGAGATCGGGAAGGCAATCGAGGAACACAACGATCTGCTTTCTTCGCTCAGAAACCAAATCAGCAGAGGTGAAGCATCACAAGAAGTGGAAACACGTGATGATTCGGCGACAGTGCATGAAGGGCTCATACACGCTTCGCGCACCATCAGCCGAGTCACCGAGTGTCTGAAGAAACTCAAGAGGCGGACGAATGACCTGAAAAATGGCTTTGACGGGTCATGCGAGGGTTGCGGGAGCGATATCCCCTTTGACCGCTTGTTGGCTCAACCGACAACACATCACTGTGTCACCTGTAAAACCAGAGGAGAGAAAGAGGAAAGGAGGGACTTCGGTCACGCTCCCGGACACCATGCGTTCATGACCACGCAATAATTGGGAGAGTGTGCTTTAGCACGACCTCCAGAGCATTCCCAATTGTTACGTGGAAATCTTACGTGGTGTCTTCTGGGGACATCAGGTGGGACGAGGCCGGTTTCATTACCGGTTGCAGTACAGGCGGGATCTTCGGATCCCGTCTTTTTTTATTGACTTATTTAAGAATATGCGTACTATGGTGAGGTATAGGCCCTAGACAGCAGGGTCCCGTGTTTGCGGGATTAAAACAGAACCCTGCCGAGGATAATACTTAAACCTAAAGAAGGAGGTTTTTGTCTCAGCGGCTTGTGCCGTTTTTTGTTTGCCGGTCGGTCTGCGAAACGAGCACGATTATTCATTTAATGAAGGTCGAATAATACACATGGCGATCAGCAAAGACAAAAAAATAGCAATCGTAAAGAAAGTCACTGATGCGGTTTCTCACGCGGATTCAGTGGTATTCGTCAATTTCCACGGACTTTCCGTGGCGGACACCACGAACTTGCGCAAGAAATTAACGACAGAGGGTATCGGGTACACCGTGGCAAAAAAGACTCTCATCGGGCGCGTGCTTGACGCGGCTGGTATCACAGGAGAGAAGCCTGTCCTCAAGGGCGAAGTGGCGCTTGCCTACGGGAAAGACCTTATCGCTCCCGCGCGCGGCGTATATGAATTTCAGAAAAAGCACAAAAAGAATATCTCAATCATCGGTGGTATTTTTGAAGGAGCATATAAAAATCAGGAAGAGATGACCGTCATCGCATCCATTCCGTCGCTTCAGGTGTTGCGCGGACAGTTTGTGAACCTCATCAACAGTCCCATTCAGGGTTT comes from Patescibacteria group bacterium and encodes:
- a CDS encoding TraR/DksA C4-type zinc finger protein encodes the protein MLTKAQRVQLSEEIGKAIEEHNDLLSSLRNQISRGEASQEVETRDDSATVHEGLIHASRTISRVTECLKKLKRRTNDLKNGFDGSCEGCGSDIPFDRLLAQPTTHHCVTCKTRGEKEERRDFGHAPGHHAFMTTQ
- the rplJ gene encoding 50S ribosomal protein L10, with amino-acid sequence MAISKDKKIAIVKKVTDAVSHADSVVFVNFHGLSVADTTNLRKKLTTEGIGYTVAKKTLIGRVLDAAGITGEKPVLKGEVALAYGKDLIAPARGVYEFQKKHKKNISIIGGIFEGAYKNQEEMTVIASIPSLQVLRGQFVNLINSPIQGFVMALDQIAEKRGV